Within Actinosynnema pretiosum, the genomic segment CGATCAGCCCTGGGTGCTCCAGCGCGAGGTCGGTCACCAGTTCGACGGCCAACCGGTCCCGCTCGGGCCCGGCGGGCAGCCGCATGGCCTGCCCGTACACCTGCCGCGCCCGCTCGCGCCCGAGCTCAGCGGCAGCGGTGAAGAGCGCCTCCTTGGTCGGGTAGTGGTGCAGCAACCCGGCCTTGGACAGCCCGACGGCGTCCGCCACGTCCTTGATCGACGTGTGGTCGAACCCGTGCCGGGCGAACAGCGCAGCCGCCCGGTCGAGCAACCGGACGTCCGCCTCGTGCCGAATCTCTCGTGCCACCCGTTCGACGGTACCTGCGCACCGACCGCATCGGTCGGTCAGCCGACCGATGCGGTCGGTGCGGTTGCTCACAGCGCGGAGCGTGCCCGAACGGGCACGCTCCGCGCCGGGCCCACCGCTTCAGCTCAGCAGGCCTTCACCCAACTGCACTCCACGTCCACCCGCCCCTCCACCGCCCGCTCCACCCGGACGCCACCCCCGCGCCCCTCGCGATCGCTCGCCAACCGCACCACGACCGCGTCCTCCAGCTCCCGCACCGACCCCAGCGCGTTGTTGCTGATCATCGCGAACACCAGCGGCGTCCCCGAAGCCGTCGTCACGTACCCCGCCAGCGCGCTGACCCCGGTCAACGACCCCGTCTTGGCCCGAGCGTTCCCCTCCGCCGCCGTCCCCCGCATCCGGTTCCGCAACGTCCCGCCCACCAGCCGATCGGCCACCCCCGCCACCGGCAGCGCGTCCCGCCACACCGGGAACCACGCCTTCCCCCGCACCGCCACCAGCAGGTCCGCCAGCGCCCCCGCGCTCACCTGGTCCATCCGCGACAACCCCGACCCGTCCCGCAGCGACAGCGCCCCCGCGTCCACCCCCAGCCCGCCGAGCCGCTCCGCCACCGCCCGCAGCCCCGCCCCCCAGCTGCCCTCGCCGAACACCGCCCGCCCCACGCTCTTCACCAGGATCTCCGCGTGCATGTTGTTGCTCAGCTTCAAGAACGGCGTCAACAACCCAGACAACGGCATCGACAGGTGCTCAGCGACCTTCCGCGCCCCCGCGGGCGTCACCCCCTGCCCCGTCCCGCCGAGCACCCGAACCCCGTTCCGCGCCAACGCGTCCCGGAACAGCGAGGTCACCAGCCCGGTCGGCTCCCACACCGCGCTCCACTCGCTCACCACCGCGCCCCCGGCCGGAACCGACCCGCTCACGTCCACCACGTTGCTCCCGTGCCGCCGCACGACCGACACGCTCGACGCGGACCCCGCGGGCCCCGTGACCGCAGTGCTCTCGACCTGCACGTAGTCGCTCGGCGGCTCCACGCTCACCTTCGCAGCCGCCCCCGCGACCCCCGGCGCCACCCGCACGACCACCGACCCCGCGTCGTAGTCGGCATCCGGCGACACCGTCAACGCCGAGATCTGCGCGTTGTAGTAGTAAGGCTCGTCGTCCCAGGCCCACCCGGTCCCCAACCGCACCCGGTCGAACCACGTGTCGTCCGCGACCAGCTTCCCCATCACCACCCTGATCCCACCGCGCGCCACCGACGCCGCCAGCGCGTCGTAGTCGGCCGCCAGCACCGTGGGGTCCCCGGTGCCCCGCAGGTGCAGGTCCCCGCTGAGCACTCCGCCCACGGCCGTCCCGGACGCCGACACCGCGGTGGCGAACCGGTGGTCCGGCCCGAGGACCTCCAGCGCCGCCGCCGAGGTGAGCAGCTTCGCCGTCGACGCGGGCTGCCCCCGCTTCCCACCCCGGTTGTCGAACACCTCCGCGCCGGTCTCCGCGTTCCGCACCACCAGCCCCACGTCCGCCCCCGCCAACCGGGGATCGGCCAGCAGGGCGCCGAGATCCCCGCCGAGCGACCCCCGCGCGACCACACCGCCCGAGGCCGGAACCGCCACCACCAGCACCGAAGCCGCCACGAGGGCGGACAACCGCAACCCGATCACGTGCACTCCTGACGCGCGCAGGGACACCGGCCCACGATTCTCCGCGCCGAACCCGCCGGGCGGCACCGCCGATCCCGTACCGCCGCGCCCAGCGCGGGTCGCGGCCCCCGACCGCGACCCGCCCCACCACCTCAGCGCCCCGCCACCTCAGCGCCCCGGCGCGTCCCAGGTCACCGGCATCGTCGCGGGCCCCCTGGTGGACATGCCCGCCTTCCAGGTGATCGGCTCGTCGGCCAACCGCAGTCCGGGCAACCGGCGCAGCAGGGTGTCCACCGCCACCTGGAGCTCCATGCGCGCGAGCGGCGCCCCCAGGCAGTGGTGCGCGCCGTGCCCGAACCCGACGTGCGAGGCCCCCTCGCGCCGCAGGTCCAGCACGTCCGCGTCCGACCAGACCTCCCGGTCCCGGTTCGCGGAGGTGATGGCGGGCAGCACCGGCTCACCCGCGCGCACCAGCACCCCGCCCAGCTCCACGTCCTCGGTGGCGTACCGGGGGATGCCGCCCCCGATGCCCAGCGGCACGAACCGCATCAGCTCCTCCACCGCCCTCGGCAGCAGCGCGGGGTCGGCGCGCAGCAGCTCCAGCTGGGCGGGGTTGGTGAGCAGCACGTAGGCGAAGTTGGGGATCTGCGAGGCGGTGGTCTCGTGCCCGGCCACCAGCAGCGCCATCGCCAGGGACAGCAGCTCGTCCTCGGACAGCCGGTCCTCGTCGTCGCGCGCCACGACCAGCGCGCCGAGCAGGTCCTCCGTGGGCTCGCGGCGGCGCTGCGCGATCAGCCCGGCGATGTAGCCCGCCATCTTCCCGGTGTGCTCGCGCACCTCGTCCGGGGTGAACTTGGTGGTGGACAGGAACGCGTCCGACCACACCCGGAAGTCCACCCGGTCCGCGTAGGGCACGCCCAGCAGCTCGCAGATCACGGTGATCGGCAGCGGCAGCGCGAACTCCTCCACCAGGTCGGCCCCCGGCCCGCCGTCGAGCATGGAGTCCACCAGCCCGTCCGCGATCTCCTGCGCGCGGGGCCGCAGCTGCTCGACCCGGCGCACCGTGAACGCCTTGGCGACGAGCCTGCGCAACCGGCTGTGGTCCGGCGGGTCGAGCCCCAGGATGCTGCCGGGCGGCGAGGGGATCGGCCGTACCCGAGGCTCGTCCCGCCCCGCGCTCGCGGCCCGGCTGAACCGGGGGTCGCCGAGCACGGTGCGCACGTCCTCGTACCGGGTGGCGAGCCAGGCGGGCTCGCCGTAGGGGAGTTGCACGCGGACGAGCGGTTCTTCGATGCGCAACGACGAGAACAGGGGCTCCGCGTCCAGCCCATCGGGAACGCTGAACGGGTAGGCCC encodes:
- a CDS encoding TetR/AcrR family transcriptional regulator, which produces MAREIRHEADVRLLDRAAALFARHGFDHTSIKDVADAVGLSKAGLLHHYPTKEALFTAAAELGRERARQVYGQAMRLPAGPERDRLAVELVTDLALEHPGLIAMAAGVITEMGSDSAHPLLVPDSDELSMFAVFDVDPHDVDSERLVRVIGALSALAVLSLAANHVDRKSVWRRHIVATCLAALGHPSP
- the dacB gene encoding D-alanyl-D-alanine carboxypeptidase/D-alanyl-D-alanine endopeptidase, coding for MIGLRLSALVAASVLVVAVPASGGVVARGSLGGDLGALLADPRLAGADVGLVVRNAETGAEVFDNRGGKRGQPASTAKLLTSAAALEVLGPDHRFATAVSASGTAVGGVLSGDLHLRGTGDPTVLAADYDALAASVARGGIRVVMGKLVADDTWFDRVRLGTGWAWDDEPYYYNAQISALTVSPDADYDAGSVVVRVAPGVAGAAAKVSVEPPSDYVQVESTAVTGPAGSASSVSVVRRHGSNVVDVSGSVPAGGAVVSEWSAVWEPTGLVTSLFRDALARNGVRVLGGTGQGVTPAGARKVAEHLSMPLSGLLTPFLKLSNNMHAEILVKSVGRAVFGEGSWGAGLRAVAERLGGLGVDAGALSLRDGSGLSRMDQVSAGALADLLVAVRGKAWFPVWRDALPVAGVADRLVGGTLRNRMRGTAAEGNARAKTGSLTGVSALAGYVTTASGTPLVFAMISNNALGSVRELEDAVVVRLASDREGRGGGVRVERAVEGRVDVECSWVKAC
- a CDS encoding cytochrome P450, which translates into the protein MVVTTTEPRAYPFSVPDGLDAEPLFSSLRIEEPLVRVQLPYGEPAWLATRYEDVRTVLGDPRFSRAASAGRDEPRVRPIPSPPGSILGLDPPDHSRLRRLVAKAFTVRRVEQLRPRAQEIADGLVDSMLDGGPGADLVEEFALPLPITVICELLGVPYADRVDFRVWSDAFLSTTKFTPDEVREHTGKMAGYIAGLIAQRRREPTEDLLGALVVARDDEDRLSEDELLSLAMALLVAGHETTASQIPNFAYVLLTNPAQLELLRADPALLPRAVEELMRFVPLGIGGGIPRYATEDVELGGVLVRAGEPVLPAITSANRDREVWSDADVLDLRREGASHVGFGHGAHHCLGAPLARMELQVAVDTLLRRLPGLRLADEPITWKAGMSTRGPATMPVTWDAPGR